Within the Drosophila melanogaster chromosome 3R genome, the region ACGACTGGGCGATCAACTCACTGTCGCTGTGCGTGGATAAGCCCACGCCTCTGGCCAAAACCTCCCTTCTTAGAGATTCGTTGTTAACAAGCTCACCATTGTGGGCCAGGGCCAATGCTCCATGTGTCGTATGTACCTCAAAGGGCTGACAGTTAACCACTCCGGATCCGCCAGCGGTCGAGTAGCGTGTATGACCGATGCCCAGGTTGCCACGAAGCTTCTTCATGGAGTCGTCGTTGAACAGGGTGCTGATCATACCCATGCCCTTGTGCACGTTGAAGTTCTTGGAGCACTTTCCCTCGCTGGTCGCTATGCCCGCAGACTCCTGCCCACGATGCTGCAGTGCCACCAGCCCCAAACAGATCACGTGTGCAATGTCCATTTGGGTGGGCCAATCTCCGCAAGCGATTGCCCCGAAAACGCCGCACTCGTGCGTCAAACCGGTTAGCTCCTTGCTGGCCGAGATGGATTCCGATTCCATGCTGGAGGTCACCGCCTCAGCTGGTTCCACCTGTTGTTGCTCGACCACGCGCacatgttgttgttgcttctgctgcgactgttgttgttgctgtggcgctgacatgttgctgctgaaaAATCGGTACAATATGCTGGTTGAAGGCAACTGATTGCAGGCAGTGGCGCAGTTGACGCCGATCTGATTTACCTGCTGATTTACGCAACGGTTTTATACAAGAAAAATCCTCGCACGCTCGCACGCGCAGCTCAGTTTTTCCCGAATCGGTCGAGATCAAGCCCAATATCGATCGGTCGCTGATATCGATAGTGCGGTGTGCTGATGGATCGATAGCATTCTATAGTCTGTATTTTCAAATTGGAATTTTACCTAATTTGTAATTTagtacacaaaacaatatacacattataatttgattttattcgtttatataaaatatacgcaatcaaactaaataataagctttaaattgaattaaagttattttgcgcaattaaaattaattaaaaattgtatgtgtatgttcgtatatataatatttaacagttttttttttaacacgtAGGCAATTAAAAccagaaatataaaaaatgtttcgtgaaataaataaataataattaactacatatgtataacAATTGAAAATAAGTTCACTGCAATCCCTCAATAAAAACGCCACTAAGAGATAAATATATTAGAAAAAATTCACAGTAGGAACATTTTTACAAAAACGGTTTCTTTTATACATTTGATAAGTATCAAACTGAAATGCGATTGGTTCAATTTGTTGGTGTCATTATGAGCAGTAGGAATTTAATGAAAACGTTTAGCTTAAGTACTTGATTCGATATTCGAATTCCGCTTTGCACATCGCGCAAATTGAGAGATAAGATAACTGATGGAATAACTATTTCAAAGCCGTGCGAAGAGTAGTAGTGCGTCCTTCAGCAAAGCCTCCTTTTCCAGACTGACCTACGCCATCGCTATTTCGACGAGCAGAGCTTCTCCGTAAAGAACGGAGCCTCCTTCAGCTTGGCCTTGTCCGCCTCGTCGAGGAACGCCTTGGCCTGCTCGATGTCCCCGCGGATGGCGGCAATCAGTGACTCCAGGGAGTCGAAACTGCGCTCCGGTCGCAGGTAGCCTACAATGCATATCTTGAGTGTCTGGCCGTAAAGGTCACAGTTAAAGTCGTGTAGCATGTGCGTCTCCACGCTCTTCTCCTTGTTGTTGTAGAAGGGATTCCAGCCGATGCTGAGGACCATCTTGTGCACGGGTCCATTATCCACGTTTGCCCAACCGTAGTACGCGCCAGTGGGCAGGGATTCCGGCAGCGATTTCACCACCTCCAGCGGAAAGTTAGCTAACAAGTGGTTTGGTTATCAATTAGAAATGACCTTCGCAATTCGCCTAACGTCGCCACCAACCTGTTGGGATGCCCAGCTCTTTGGAGCCGCGTCCGAAGCCCCGAACAATCTCGCCCCCAGCGAACAGAGGCAGTTGGCTCAGCATTTCCCAGATTTCCTTGCAATCTGACCCAGATCTGCTGTGCTGGCGCTTGAAATGAATATCAGGGGCCAATGGGCGGTTGATTTGCGGTATTCTGTGCAACCGCAAAGCGCTGCGGGCCAATTTATCGAGTCTGGCAAGGAGTCAAGCGGGGTTTTCTACAGAGTACGTATGTTGTGATTGCCGCGTAGCCACTCACATAACTATTCCTCGTTCCATTGATCGGCATAATATTCATAAACACACAGACAAATTTTCCGCATTCATAAAGCGAATCAGCTGTTGCCTTCGGGCTGCCAACCTGTTTCAGTTATATAGTACTGTCAATTAGCGAATTTTTTTTACTagatatttaaattgtaaGAAACTGAAATGTATATATTACGCACAGTATGGTTTTAATCAATAAAGCTTGGGTTTATATTGTAATGCAGAATTAATGTAATTGgattgattttaaaattttagcGGCGggttaaacatattttcatcaaaagcttttatttgctGTGTAGAGCTTctattgaaaatattgaatttttatttcataaatgAATCATCAGATGTTTTGTGTAAATACTAGTACTCTAttcccaaaataaatagaacaccaaatcgtaattaaattacaaTGAAAGCCAGCTTgcctgaaaaatatttgtgttattaatacaaatatacatacatatatacatatatatacatatatacatattttttcatatcATATCaatctcaattttttttattctgaATAATTGTTTTCCATGTGTACATGTATTATTCAgcactaaaaaaaatgtacaaatgaTCAGTGCGACGGTTGGTTTCTTTGCAGTTCCAGTTATCATCCAATTCTC harbors:
- the Rfk gene encoding riboflavin kinase, isoform A, whose translation is MLSQLPLFAGGEIVRGFGRGSKELGIPTANFPLEVVKSLPESLPTGAYYGWANVDNGPVHKMVLSIGWNPFYNNKEKSVETHMLHDFNCDLYGQTLKICIVGYLRPERSFDSLESLIAAIRGDIEQAKAFLDEADKAKLKEAPFFTEKLCSSK